In a single window of the bacterium genome:
- a CDS encoding DUF937 domain-containing protein, which produces MENILNILSSQFGQQEASAIASKVGVNTEDVNSLVQSFLPVLTQGLARNANQSSGAESLLNALNQKHTGSILNNISSAMTDETSNDGMKILGHVFGSKTNLVQQFFNKGSNLDNSQINQIIQLATPILMGMLGSKVKQSNFNATSLTALLTSSISQATEQNPNNMGLVNQLLDQDGDGSISDDLANTGLNMLKSWMSNK; this is translated from the coding sequence ATGGAAAACATACTTAACATTTTATCATCACAATTTGGTCAGCAAGAAGCCTCTGCTATAGCAAGCAAAGTTGGTGTCAACACAGAAGATGTCAACAGCTTGGTTCAAAGTTTTTTGCCCGTATTAACGCAAGGTCTCGCGCGCAATGCCAATCAGTCGAGTGGTGCAGAGTCCTTATTGAACGCTCTTAATCAAAAGCATACCGGCTCTATCTTGAATAATATCAGCTCAGCCATGACCGATGAAACCTCTAACGATGGTATGAAAATCTTAGGTCATGTTTTTGGCTCAAAAACCAACCTGGTTCAGCAATTTTTCAATAAAGGTTCTAATTTAGACAACAGCCAGATCAATCAAATCATACAGTTGGCCACACCCATTCTTATGGGTATGCTGGGTTCAAAGGTCAAACAATCTAATTTTAATGCTACTTCTTTAACTGCCTTATTAACAAGTTCTATCAGCCAAGCTACTGAGCAAAACCCAAACAACATGGGCTTGGTTAACCAACTGCTTGATCAAGATGGTGATGGCTCTATCAGTGATGATCTGGCCAACACTGGATTGAATATGCTCAAAAGCTGGATGAGCAACAAATAA
- a CDS encoding NCS2 family permease, with the protein MHTQSKKDILGGLTTFLTMAYIVVVNPSVIAQPGTGMSFAGVMTATVLLAFTMTLLMGLYAKLPFAVAPGLGVNAFFTYTIVLGKGVAWPIALGAVFWAGVLFLLCSVFNIREKIVMAIPQNIREALAVGLGLFLAFIGLKNMGVVAPDPDTFVKLGEINLEVILALLAMILTAFLLMRGWNSAYLLTIVISTIVAKLLGQVEWPEQFFSMPDFKSVFMAFEPWQALKLSLLPTIISIFFTDMFDSLSTFVGVAKATDMENSEGEPKNLKQGLIVDALATLFAGVFGTSSGTAYMESAVGIKAGGKTGLSAIVTALCFLPCFFIAPMVAIIPGYVSGAILVLVGMAMFQSVKDMNFARYEEAIPNFMVILLIPLTFSITHGILWGFISHTILFVLAGRQKEVSLTMYILAMISMALIVMEQMGV; encoded by the coding sequence ATGCATACACAAAGCAAGAAAGATATATTGGGTGGGCTAACAACTTTTTTAACCATGGCTTACATTGTTGTGGTTAACCCTAGTGTTATTGCTCAACCTGGGACAGGGATGAGTTTTGCTGGAGTCATGACGGCTACGGTTTTGTTGGCATTTACCATGACTTTACTGATGGGTTTGTATGCCAAGTTGCCTTTTGCGGTTGCACCGGGTTTAGGCGTGAATGCTTTTTTTACTTACACCATTGTATTGGGTAAAGGTGTTGCATGGCCGATAGCTCTTGGAGCAGTGTTTTGGGCAGGAGTATTATTTTTACTCTGTTCAGTGTTCAATATTCGTGAAAAAATTGTGATGGCCATTCCACAGAATATACGCGAAGCTCTGGCTGTAGGTTTGGGCTTATTTTTGGCTTTTATCGGCTTAAAAAATATGGGGGTAGTGGCTCCAGATCCAGATACCTTTGTAAAGTTGGGTGAGATTAATCTGGAAGTTATCTTGGCTTTGTTGGCCATGATATTGACTGCTTTTTTATTGATGCGGGGTTGGAACAGTGCTTACTTACTGACCATTGTTATATCGACAATCGTAGCCAAACTTTTGGGTCAGGTAGAATGGCCTGAACAGTTTTTTAGCATGCCAGACTTTAAATCAGTGTTTATGGCCTTTGAGCCTTGGCAAGCGCTTAAGCTCAGTTTATTGCCTACCATTATTTCTATTTTTTTCACCGATATGTTTGACTCGCTTTCTACTTTTGTTGGTGTGGCAAAGGCAACAGATATGGAAAACAGTGAGGGGGAACCCAAAAACTTAAAACAAGGTTTGATTGTAGATGCTTTGGCCACCTTGTTTGCTGGAGTTTTTGGCACATCATCAGGAACGGCTTACATGGAAAGTGCGGTTGGCATCAAAGCCGGAGGTAAAACCGGATTAAGTGCGATTGTTACGGCCTTATGTTTTTTGCCCTGTTTTTTTATTGCGCCAATGGTGGCCATTATTCCAGGCTATGTATCTGGAGCAATTTTGGTTTTGGTGGGCATGGCCATGTTTCAATCGGTTAAAGATATGAATTTTGCGCGTTATGAAGAAGCTATTCCTAATTTTATGGTTATTTTATTGATACCTTTAACCTTCTCCATCACACACGGTATTTTGTGGGGCTTTATCAGTCATACCATTTTGTTTGTTTTGGCAGGTAGACAAAAAGAAGTTTCACTGACCATGTATATTTTAGCCATGATTTCCATGGCGCTGATTGTTATGGAGCAAATGGGTGTTTAA
- a CDS encoding LysE family translocator, with product MFKDLAPIFLIHLLALSSPGPDFAVVLKNSFESQKKALFTALGITCGLIGHVTLAIVGLGVLLQQTLWLSQAIQILGALYLFYLGVKIFLKSKPHNKTTSSKVAQDQLAFKSSQGGFKEGFWVNVLNPKAGMFIMSLFAQMANSGKVLQTQLVLAGFILTSAWVWFSTVALFLNISYIRAIFLKNVPAVEKLMACMLIVFACIILKRTML from the coding sequence GTGTTTAAAGATTTAGCACCAATTTTTCTTATCCACTTGTTGGCTCTGTCAAGTCCAGGTCCTGACTTTGCAGTGGTTCTGAAAAACAGTTTTGAATCGCAAAAAAAAGCCTTGTTCACAGCTCTAGGCATAACATGTGGCTTAATAGGACATGTGACATTAGCCATTGTTGGCTTAGGGGTTCTTTTGCAGCAAACCTTATGGTTGAGCCAGGCAATTCAAATCTTAGGTGCTCTATACTTGTTTTATTTAGGGGTAAAAATATTTTTAAAATCCAAACCTCACAACAAGACTACAAGCAGTAAAGTAGCCCAAGATCAATTGGCATTTAAATCATCTCAAGGCGGCTTTAAAGAAGGGTTTTGGGTCAATGTCCTCAATCCAAAAGCCGGTATGTTTATCATGAGTCTATTTGCGCAAATGGCGAACTCAGGCAAAGTCTTGCAAACACAGCTTGTTTTAGCCGGCTTTATTCTCACCAGCGCGTGGGTGTGGTTTTCTACAGTGGCTTTATTTTTGAATATTTCTTATATAAGAGCCATTTTTTTAAAAAATGTGCCAGCAGTCGAAAAGTTAATGGCCTGCATGCTCATCGTGTTTGCCTGCATCATTTTAAAAAGAACTATGTTGTAA